A single genomic interval of Danio aesculapii chromosome 5, fDanAes4.1, whole genome shotgun sequence harbors:
- the myl2a gene encoding myosin regulatory light chain 2a, with protein MAPKKAKKRAAEGANSNVFSMFEQAQIQEFKEAFTIMDQNRDGFIDKNDLRDTFAALGRLNVKQEEIDEMLKEASGPINFTVFLTMFGEKLKGADPEETILNAFKVFDPEGKGILKKEYVTEMLTTQADRFSPEEMEQMFSAFPPDAAGNLDYRNLVHIITHGEEKDQE; from the exons ATG GCTCCTAAAAAAGCAAAGAAGCGTGCGGCAGAGGGAGCCAACTCCAATGTCTTCTCCATGTTTGAACAAGCTCAGATTCAGGAGTTCAAGGAG gcaTTTACCATCATGGACCAGAACAGAGACGGATTCATTGACAAGAATGACCTGAGAGACACTTTTGCAGCTCTAG GGCGGCTGAATGTGAAACAGGAGGAGATTGATGAGATGCTGAAGGAGGCGTCGGGACCGATCAACTTTACCGTGTTTCTTACCATGTTTGGAGAGAAACTCAAAG gagccGATCCTGAGGAAACCATCCTCAATGCATTCAAAGTGTTCGATCCAGAGGGAAAGGGAATCCTGAAGAAGGAATA CGTGACTGAGATGTTGACCACACAGGCAGACAGGTTTTCACCAGAGGAG atggaGCAGATGTTCAGTGCTTTCCCTCCAGACGCTGCAGGAAATCTGGACTACAGGAATCTGGTGCACATCATCACTCACGGAGAGGAGAAAGACCAGGAGTAG